In the Bacteroidia bacterium genome, CCAGAACACAAAAAGTCGAATGTTATATTTTTCAAATTAGATGCTCTTAAATCGAACCATTTTGAAGGATATTAAACGAAAAATGGCGTCTAAAGGTGGTTTTTGGACAAACTGTCGTTGCCCGAGGGTGCAAGTCCGGGAGTTTTCACTTCGGAATTTGGGTTAAACAGTTAACAATCAAAGTCTTTGGCAATCTCTGCTTTGGACAACGAACCAAATTAGAACCTTGCACTATCTTCCCGGGTAGGGATAGAAGTGAAAAGCCCACAGACGCCCACGGCGATAGCCTGGGCGGCGAGGACTTGTAACGGATAGCCCGACCCCGAGCCGCAAACAGGCTGGGACAAAACAAAACAGGTATGCGAGGGGGACCCGCCAAATTACAAACAACCTCATCCAAGGGATTCAAATACTTCGGCATTTACGGCTCAAAATCTAAAATCTTGTACCTACCTTTGCAGCGAATGTCGTTATTTTCAGAGATACGCACCCAATTGGAATTGGAACTTCGGTTAGAAAGCCGAAACAAGTTTGCCATGTACTCCATTTTGCTTTATGTATCGGGCACGGTATTTATTTGCTATTTATCGTTTTTAGGCAACTTAAACGCAGCCACCTGGAATGCACTTTTTTGGATAATTTTATTGTTTAGCGCGATACAAGCGGCTTCCAAATCGTTTTTAAATCAAAGCAGGGGGAATTTTATTTACCATTATTCTTTGTTATCGCCACAGGCCTTGATTGTATCAAAAACCATCTACAACATTGGCCTAATGTTAGTAGTTGCCTTATCGGGATTGTTATTTTTCAGTATATTTTTATCGAATCCGGTTCAGGACCATGTTTTATACCTGATTTCAATCCTTTTGGGAGCCATGGGATTTGCCTCAGTATTAAGCATGGTATCGGCCATTGCCTCCCGTTCGGGGAATAATGTAGGCCTGATGTCGGTATTGAGTTTCCCTTTGTTATTACCGCTTTTACTTACCTGTATTCGACTTTCGAAAAATGCGATGGACGGATTAGATTGGTCAGTTTCCTACAAGTTATTGATTATACTTTTGGCTTTGAATTCGATTACTTGGGTATTGTCTTATTTGCTTTTTCCTTACCTTTGGCGCGAATAATTTTGGGTGAGAAATCCAAAAAAATCTCTACCGAAATCAACTGAATGAGCTTTATTTCCAATATAAAAAATCTCTCGAAACCTACCGAAAAAACCATCTTTGGTTTAGCCTGGTGGAAGTGGTTAAGCATCGTATTATTGTTTTACAGTGTAGCCGCAGGATTTTTGGGCAGAGTTCCGGCTTTACCCATTTTACATGAAACCATACGCAACTTGTATTTTCATGTAACCATGTGGTTTTCGATGATGATTTTACTTACTAGTGGATTGGTATTCAGCATCATGTATTTATCAGGCTCCAATCCGAGGCATGATATTTATGCATCCGAATCGGTGAATGTTGGTTTATTATTTGGCACGTTGGGATTAATAACCGGTAGTATTTGGGCCAAATTTACCTGGGGTGCTTATTGGGTGAACGATGCCAAGCTAAATGGAGCAGCCATAGGGATGTTGGTTTATTTGGCTTATGTGGTTCTAAGAAACTCTATGGATGAGGAACAGAAACGCGCAAGGATAGCGGCAGTTTATAATATTTTAGCATACACCATGTTTATGGTTTTCATAATGATAATGCCAAGGTTGGTAGATAGTTTACATCCCGGCAATGGAGGAAATCCAGGATTTGGAAAATACGATTTGGATAGTCAAATGCGATTGGTATTTTATCCGGCAGTAGTAGGATTTGCCTTATTAGGAGTATGGATTTTACAAATTTTGGTTAGAATTCGAATTTACAAACAAAAGCAATTAATCAAGAACTTCAAATGAAGCGGTTTAGCCTGGTAATCACCTTTGCATTTTTAATCATCTGTTCCATGGTATTTGGTATTTCGTCAAGTAAGGCAGATACCATCACCCAGGTTGACACCCTAAAATACGGAGATAGTTTAGTGATAGAAAAATCGGTTGCCATTACTGATACATTACAACTCGAAACCAATACGGTAGAAATGGCCACCGGATTGCGGAGTGATGGCAAAATATATGTGGTAATATTGGTACTTTCGATTGTTTTGGCGGGCATTTTCATTTTCCTGATCAGCATCGATAAGCGATTAAAAAACCTTGAAAAAGGAGAAAAATAACGATGAAAACAACTCATATTATTGGAATTATAGTAATTGCTATAGCTATTGGGGCCATTTTATGTACCCTCAACGATAGCAGCACTTATGCCAACTTTTTAGAAGCTACCGAACATACCGGAAAAGAATACCATGTAGTTGGAAAGCTGGACAAAGGCAAGGAATTTGAATACAATCCTCAGGTGAATGCCAATTTATTTACCTTTTACATGGTAGATAATCAAGGAATAGAGAAAAAGGTGTATTTCAATGGTGCAAAGCCACAAGACTTTGAGAAATCGGAACAAATTGTGGTGGTAGGAAAAATGTTGGACTCGGGCGAATTTGCCTGTTCAAAAATACTGATGAAATGTCCGAGCAAATACAACGATCCGAATGGGCAAGGCATGAAGGAATTTAACGCCAACAGCTAAATGATGGAGGAAAGGATTCAAATTTTAGACCATGGTAAAATCCAGCTTAAAACCAGCAGGATTGCTCGCCATTTACTAGAAGATTTTTACCAAGAACATGAAATAGTTTTGGTAGGAATTAAAGGTAGTGGATTTGAATTTGCAAAAAGAATAGCTGCGGAGTTACAAAAAGTAAGTCCGGAAACTTCCATATTACTAGGAGATTTATACATTGACAAGAAGAATCCAAATTTACAAAGCACTTATTCGGATATATCATCGGAAGTTGCCAATAACAAGGTGGTGGTAGTAATTGACGATGTTTTGAATACCGGCAAAACCTTGTTGTATGGGGTAACCCATTTCTTGGGCTATCAACCCAAATGCATCAAGACAGCAGTGTTGGTTGATCGAAGCCACAATGATTTCCCAATCAAGGCTGATTACATAGGATTTCCCATGGCTACAACCTTAATGGAACATGTGAAGGTTGTATTTGAAGAAAACGATTCAAAAGCCTATTTAGAATAAATTCGGTTGGAAAATGCTTGGATAGGAGATCATTTCAATTCCAAAAACCGATTTTACAGAAGGAAAAAACCAAAATACAGCTTATTCCGTTGGTAACATGTCAATAAATACCACTGATAGCTTAGTCTGACAAGGCTTTTGGAATGTATTTTTGTACAATCCAACATTCTTATGAAAATACGTTACGGTCAAATAGCCTTGGTCATCCTTTTTTTATTGGCCATTGCGGCAGTATTAATTCCAACCACTCATCCAAGTTCAGATAGTTTAGGAAGCACCGCTGATACGGCTTGGATACTGACTGCCTCTGCCTTTGTTTTGGTAATGACTCCCGGACTTTCCTTTTTTTATGGAGGAATGGTATCCAAGAAAAACGTCATTTCAACCATGTTACAAAGCTTTATTTCCTTAGGCGTTATCAGTTTACTGTGGTATGCTTTTGGGTTTAGTTTGGCATTTGGAGAAAGCATAGGAGGAATTATTGGAAATCCATTTACATACGCCTTTTTTAATAATGTTGGAACAGCCCCTCATCCAGTAATGGGAGCCAAGATTCCATTTTTGTTATTTGCTGCATTTCAGTTAAAATTTGCCATAATAACACCTGCATTAATTACCGGAAGTTTTGCAGAAAGAGTGAGGTTTTGGGCCTACTTACTTTTTATGTGTTTGTTTTCTTTACTTATTTACTGTCCTTTAGCTCATTGGACCTGGCATCCGAATGGTATCCTATACAAGTTGGGGGTTTTGGATTTTGCAGGAGGAACGGTAGTGCATATTTCAGCCGGTTTTGCAGCTTTGGCAGGAGCATTGGTGTTAGGTCGTAGAAAAACACACCTTGAAAATGGGCATGCAACAACACCGGCAAATATTCCATTTGTATTATTGGGTACCGGACTATTGTGGTTTGGATGGTTTGGTTTCAACGCCGGCTCTTCGTTAGAGGCTAATCAAACAGCCGTATTGGCTTTTGTTAATACCAATATTGCTTCGGCAACTGCCATGTTATGTTGGATAATTATTGATACTGTAAAAGGATTAAAACCCTCTGCTTTGGGAGCTTGTATTGGAGCTGTAGTAGGGTTAGTTGCCATAACACCCGCGGCCGGATTTGTTTCTATAGGTGCCAGCGTATTTATAGGAGTATTTTCTGCTGCTATCAGCAATTATGCCGTTCATTGGAAATCAAATAAAACTACCATTGACGATACCTTAGACGTATTTCCTTGCCATGGCATGGGAGGAATAACCGGAATGATTTTTACCGGGGTATTTGCTCAGAATGGTGGATTAATTACCGGAAGTACCACCCTGTTTTTCAACCACTTACTTGCTTTGGTTTTGGTTTCGGTTTTTACCTTTGGTGGAAGTTTTTTACTTTATAAACTTACCGATGTATTAATTCCGCTAAGAGTTGGGGAAGACAAAGAAGACTTAGGTTTGGACTTAAGTCAACACGGTGAAAGTATTGACTAATATAGGTTGATAACTCCATTTAAGGAAAGTAGCCAACTGGATTGTTTTTTTTACCTTTGTTTTAGTTTGTCCGAATTACCATGATAGTCAATCAGCCTAATCTTTCATTTTCTTCCGTTTTATTACCCAAAGAAGAAACTTTGGAAGTAGGGAATTTAAAGAAATCTTTATACATAGGACTTCCCAAAGAAACCAATTTTCAGGAGAATAGAATTTGTTTAATTCCACAGGCCGTTTCCTTGTTAGTAAACAATGGCCACCGGGTAGTTGTAGAAAGTGGAGCCGGTTTAAATGCCAAATTTGAAGACAGAGCATACAGTGAAGCCGGTGCAGAAATAGTGTATGACAAAGCAGAAGTATACAAAGCGGATATTTTACTAAAAATCTCTCCTCCATCGTTAGAAGAGATTGAATTAATGCAACGTAAGCAAGTATTATTTTCTGCCTTACAATTGACAGTTCAACCTGACGATTTCCTTAGGCGTTTGCTTTCAAAAAAAGTATCGGCAATAGCCTTTGACTATGTCAAAGACAAAGAAGGAATTTATCCTTTTGTAAGATCGATGAGCGAAATTGCAGGATCTACCTCTATTCTAATAGCTGCGGAATACTTAAGCAGTGCTCGAGATGGAAGAGGATTGCTATTGGGGGGAGTAGCAGGAATACCTCCAACCAGGGTGGTAATATTAGGAGCAGGAACGGTTGGAGAATTCGCGGCAAGAGCAGCATTAGGATTGGGCGCTACAGTAAAGATATTTGATGATAGTTTGTACAAATTAAGTCGTTTCCAAAACGATATCGGCACACGGATTTACACCTCCATTATTGAACCTTCCATTTTAGCATGTGAATTAAAAACTGCTGATGTGGTTATTGGTGCTATTCGAGCCAGTTCTAGCCGTTCGCCTATTTTGGTAACAGAAAAAATGGTAAGTGATATGAAGCCGGGTTCGGTTATTGTGGATGTTTGTATTGACCAAGGCGGTTGCATTGAAACATCCGAAGTAACTAACCATGCTAAACCAGTATTTACCCGACATGGTGTTATTCATTATTGCGTTCCCAATATTGCCAGCAGGGTAGCTGAGACTGCCTCAACTGCATTAAGCAATTTATTTGCCCCCATTCTCATTAAAATGGGAGAAAATGGAGGATTTGAAGGATTTATCAGGAATGACAGAGGTTTGAGGAATGGTGTTTATTTATTTAATGGCATTCTGACGAACAAATACTTGGGAGATAAATACAAACTTCCTTACAAGGACATGAATTTATTGATGTCGGCATTCTAAGTAAAAGCCTAAAGCGATACTGTTTTAAACTTATTCTTATAATCTTCCTGGCTGCGTCTGATAACTTCCAAAGCTTCCTCACGTCCATAAACATTCTCGATTCTGCAGGTTGGAGAGTCTGAACCCGGCAAATTTTTATAGGTCAAAAAATAATGCTTAAGCCGATCCAAAATGTGGGTTGGACAGTCAGAGATATCCTTCCAAGTTTTATAGGATTCATCATGTACAAAAACAGCTATAATTTTATCATCTGCCTGTCCTTTGTCGATTAGCCTCAAACCACCGATAGGAATGGCTTGAAGTAAAATATTACCATGAGCAATATTAAATTCAGTAAAAATACAAATGTCCAACGGGTCACCATCTCCTTCTAAAACCTGCTCCCCACTTTGCAAGGAGCAATATTCAGCTATTTTTTCTCCACAATAGGTTTGAGGAACAAAACCATACAAAGCCGGAACTCGATTAGAAAATTTTTGTGGACGATCCACCTTTAAAATTCCAGATTCCTTATCAATTTCATACTTAACTGCATCGGTAGGAACAATTTCAATAAAGGCATTAACCACCTTAGGACTTTCTTCACCCGGGCTAACACCATGCCATGGATGGAACGTTTGTTTAGAAATTTTCATTAGAATGAAGTAAAAAAGGTTAAAAATACTCCGCTTTGTCCTTTTCGATTAATTGAATATTCCAAGCGCCAAATACGGTCATAATAAGACAATAATTCAAGCCCCATTCCTGAGCCCATCATAAAGGTATTGTTCAGCGGATTTTTCATAGTCCATTGGTCATCATAAACATATCCCAAATCGGTATGCATGTTAAAGAACAATGAAAAAGGAATGGTATTAAACTTTTCGGTAGGGATAAACTTCAACTTGATGACAAAGTCTTTCAATAAAGCAAACTTAATGTTGGATTTTAAATAGCCATAGTAACGGCCTTCCACTACGTATTTTTCATATCCTCTAACAAAGTCCAACTCATATCCTAAACCGAATCGATTGTAATAAGGAATAATCCCGGTTCCGGCCTTAACCTTTGCACCTAATTGAAAATATGCTCTATCAGAAAAACTCCAATAACCGGCTGCTTTTGCACTCAAATAAAGCGGTCCTTTCAATTCATTGTTTAGCAGCCCTAAACCAAACTTACCCAGTTCAGCTTCCAAATAATACCCTTTCAATGGAAAGATTTTATAGTCTCTTAAATCTCGCTTGTACAGATAAACCAAGTAAAATGAGGCTGCCTGATTGGAATTCAATCCAAAAAAATTCGGATTCATTTCAACAATGGTATCGGCTACTTTAGTATTAACGTAACCCAGATCTAGTTCATGCAAATTATACAAACCTTGGCGATAAGTTAAACCTAAGTAACTATCCCATTCTCTCCTGACATATCGATCTGTTTCTCTGTAAAAATGGAGTGTATTCTGGGCAGATTCATAAGCAATTTCATGGTTATGCAAGAAAGACCCATAAACCACCAATCCCAAGGTTTGAGACCGATTCAAGTAAGGAAACTGATACTCCAGGTAATAGTTTTCATTAAACCCATGTCCAATATTAACTTTCAAACGATCCTTATGGCCCGTAAAATTCTTCCAAAAAATGGTGATACCATAATCAAGTCTTTTAGGATCTTTGTTTTGAATCCAGGTTGAAAAATTCCTATCAGCCACATACAGGTAAGGAACCGGGAAAATATACCAACGTTCTTTAACTGCCACCTTCAATTCCAAGGAACCGGGCCCAAGCTGAACTGTGTCGACAGTTACGAAGATAAAAAGCAAGGTATTTTGGACATTAAACTTAATTCTGTCCAATTGTTTTTGCAGGTGATCAGAATGAATTGTATCTCCCTCCTGATACATCAATTCTCTCCGAATTACTCTTTCCTTGGTAATTTTATTTCCGGAAACAGTGACTTTGGCAATGGTAAAATAATCCTGTGCCAGACTAGATTTTGACTGAAGGAGAAAACAGGCAATACAAAATAGCGCTCGGAAGAATAATTTGGTATTTATCCGAACAAGCCTAAAAACCGAAAACAAGTTAGGTTTGAATAACTCCGACATTATACGGTTTGGTAATTGGGGCATGGTTAGCCATTTCGATACCTAAGGAAAGATGTTTCCTGGTTTCTAAAGGATTAATAATTCCATCCACCCAAAGTCTAGCGGCAGCATAGTAGGGTGAAGTTGTCTCATTGTATTTTTGTGTAATTGTTTCCAATAAGTTCTTTTCATCTTCCGGTGCAATGGTTTTCCCTTGTGCTTTTAGTGCTGAAACTTGAATTTGAAGCAAGGTTTTAGCGGCCTGAGCTCCTCCCATAACAGCTATTTGAGCAGTAGGCCATGCCAACATTAACCTGGGATCATAAGCCTTACCACACATAGCATAATTTCCGGCTCCATAGCTATTTCCGATAACCACGGTAAACTTAGGAACAACTGAATTAGCCATTGCATTAACCATTTTTGCTCCATCCTTAATAATACCGGCGTGTTCACTTCTGCTACCCACCATAAAGCCGGTAACATCATGAAAAAAGACCAAAGGAATTTTCTTTTGGTTGCAATTCATAACAAATCGAGCTACCTTATCTGCGCTATCGTTATAAATCACCCCTCCCATTTGCATTTCACCTTTTTTTGATTTGACCATTTTGCGTTGATTCGCCACTATTCCAACAGCCCAACCTTCTATTCGGGCTAGTCCACAAAGGATGGATTGACCAAATTTTTCTTTATATTCTTCAAAGGACGAATCATCAACAATGCGATCAATGATTTCCCGCATATCATACGCTTTATCACGAGTATCAGGCAATATGCCAAAAATATCCTTGGGATCTTTTGCAGGTTTTTTAGGCTTTATGCGATCAAAACCGGCTTTATCATAGTCTCCAACTTTATCCATAATGGAACGGATACGATTCAAGCAGTCCTGATCATTCAGGCATTTATAATCGGTAACCCCTGAGATTTCGCTATGTGTGGTAGCGCCACCCAAGGTTTCATTATCAATATCTTCACCTATGGCTGCTTTAACTAAATAGGAACCTGCCAGAAAAATGCTACCGGTTTTGTCAACAATCATTGCTTCATCGCTCATGATAGGAAGGTAAGCACCACCGGCGACGCAACTACCCATGATTGCTGCAATTTGAAGAACACCCATTGAACTAAGAATGGCGTTGTTTCTGAAAATTCGACCAAAATGCTCCTTATCAGCAAAAACTTCATCTTGCAAAGGCAAGTAAACACCGGCACTGTCAACCAAATAAATAATTGGCAACCTGTTTTCCATAGCAATTTCCTGGGCGCGAAGATTTTTCTTGGCAGTAATCGGAAACCAGGCACCAGCTTTAACTGTAGCATCATTGGCTACTACGATGCATTGGCGTTTGGAAACATATCCAATCATTACCACTACACCTCCGCCCGGGCAACCTCCATGTTCTTTATACATTTCATCCCCTGCGAATGCACCAATTTCTATTCTGGAAGAATCTGCATCTAACAACAAATCAATTCGTTCCCTGGCAGTTAATTTTCCTTTTTCATGCTCCTTTTCAATTCTTTTTTTTCCTCCCCCAAGAGCCATTTTTTCCAAACGTTGTTCAAGCTGTCGGGCCAACAAGCGATTGGCATCCTCATTCTTATTAAAGGTTAAGTCCATGGTTTATTTTATGGGGACGAAGATAATTGAGTAATGCATGAAATTTGAAAAATCGAAGGAATTTCCACCAGAATGGTTTTGACAACAAAAATTAAGAAAGTAAAACCTTTATTAAAATAAGAATGGCCATGAATTTTCCTATTTTTGCGGTACGAAAATTGAATGGAAAAACAAGCTTATGTTGGAAGCGGTGATCCTGCCGCTATTGATCAACTATACCAATCCTATCTACAAGACCCTAATTCAGTAGATATATCCTGGCAAAAATTCTTCGAAGGATTTGAATTTGCACAAAAATTCTTCCCTCTGAAGTCAGGCGCAGAAACAGTAACCTCTCCGCTTCTGCAAAAGGAATTTGATGTCATTAATTTGATTAATGCCTATCGGAAAAGTGGTCATTTGTTCACAAAAACCAATCCGGTTAGGGAAAGAAGAAAATATACCCCTACACTTTCCATTGAAAATTTCAATTTGAGCAATGCAGATTTAGAAACCGAGTTTGATGCCGGCAGATCTATTGGTTTAGGTAAAGCTAAGCTGAAAGATATCATCAATCACCTTCATCTGACGTATTGCCAAAGTATAGGTGTAGAATATATGTATATCCGCAGACCGGATGTAATTGAATGGTTGCAATCCAAAATGGAACCCAACCAGAATACTACCTTATTGCCAATAGAAAAGAAACGCAGAATCCTTCAAATGTTAAACAAAGCTTCTGTATTTGAAAGCTTTTTACACAAGAAATTTGTAGGAGAAAAACGTTTTAGTTTAGAAGGTGCAGAAAGTTTGATTCCCGCTCTTGATACCTTAATTGGACGAGGAGCAGAATTGGGAGTTGAAGAATTTGTTATGGGAATGGCTCATCGTGGACGTTTAAACGTATTGGCGAATATTCTTCAAAAAAAATACGATGATATTTTCAATGAGATTGAAGGAAAAGACTACGATGACAAATCATTTGAAGGGGATGTAAAATATCACATGGGATATACTAGCCAATACCCAACCGATGGAGGTAAATCTGTTGGTATTTCGCTTTGTCCAAATCCTTCCCACCTTGAAACAGTAAATCCGGTAGTTGAAGGTATTTCAAGAGCTAAACTGGACCATCAATATCAAAATGATTATTCCAAAGTTTGTCCAATCCTAATCCATGGAGATGCAGCGGTTGCCGGACAAGGTGTTGTTTACGAAGTGGTTCAAATGGCCAAATTAGATGGCTATAAAACAGGGGGAACTATTCATATTGTCATCAATAATCAAGTTGGATTCACAACCAATTACCTGGATGCCCGCAGTAGTATCTATTGCACCGACGTTGGAAAAGTAACCTTAAGCCCTGTTTTCCATGTAAATGGTGATGATGTTGAGGCAGTTGTTTATACAATGAAACTAGCCATGGAATTTAGGCAAATGTTTAAAGGCGATGTTTTCATTGATTTATTGTGCTACCGGAAATATGGACACAATGAAGGTGATGAACCTAGGTTTACTCAACCTCTGCTCTACAAAACCATAGCCAGCCACCCCAATCCTTTGCAAATTTACAATGCGAAACTTACAGAACAAGGAATTGTTGAAGCCGGTTTAGTTAAGGAAATGGAAAAGGAATTCAATGAAGAACTCCAAGCCAGATTGAATGCTTCAAAAGAAAAAAACAAAACCTATATAACTCAATTCCTCCAAGAAAATTGGAAAGGAATTTCCAAAGGTTTTGAAGAAGATTTTGATTTAGCCGTTGAAACCGGTGTTTCCAAAGACATCCTGCTAGAAATAGCTAAAAAAATTAGTGCCATTCCCGAAGGAAAAAAGTTTTTCAAAAAGATTGAAAAAATCCAACAGGACAGACATGATATGGCTTTTAAAACTAACAAATTAGATTGGGGCATGGGCGAACTATTGGCCTATGGTTCCTTGTTGTTAGAAGGACATCCAATCCGGTTCAGTGGCCAAGATGTTGAACGTGGTACCTTTAGCCATAGACATGCCGTTATCAAACTGGAAGATAGTGAAGAAGAATACATTCCACTGAATAACCTATCCACCAATCAGGCTAATCTTCAAATTTACAATTCCTTACTTTCAGAATATGCCGTTTTGGGTTTTGATTATGGATATGCCATGACTTGCCCTAATGATTTGGTAATTTGGGAGGCTCAATTTGGAGATTTTGTTAATGGAGCTCAAATCATTATTGATCAATATTTAACAAGCGGGGAAGAAAAATGGAAAACCATGAATGGCTTAGTGATGCTATTACCTCATGGATATGAAGGTCAAGGTGCGGAACATAGCAGCGGAAGAATGGAACGCTTTTTACAAAACTGTACTTCCGAAAACATTCAAGTTGCCAATTGTTCCACCCCGGCTAATTTGTTTCATCTATTGCGCCGTCAGTTAAAACGCAACTTCAGAAAACCCTTGGTTGTTTTCACTCCAAAAAGCTTGTTGCGTTTGCCGCAATGCGTTTCTCCAATTGAAGATTTCACACATGGAAGCTTCCAAGAAATCATTGACATCAATAACCCCAAACCGGAACAAACTGAAAGAGTATTACTTTGCAGTGGAAAAATTTATTACGAATTGGTTAAACGAAGAGATGAAACCGGAGACACCAAAACCTCCATTATTCGTCTTGAGCAACTCAATCCGCTTCCTTCTAAAAAATTAACCGCCCTTCTTGCAAAATATAAAAAAGCCAAAACTTGGACTTGGGTTCAAGAGGAACCAGAAAACATGGGAGCTTGGACTCATATCCTTCGCCTTTGGAAAGATGTCAAATTGGAACTTATCGCCAGAAATGCAAGTGGAACACCTGCTACCGGAAGCCATGACAGACATGATTTGGTTCAAGAAATATTGATGGAAAGAGCCTTTGAAACTACCCCTATAAAACAAGTTAAGGAGAAGGTTTAAAGTCACCTAAACAAAAAAAAATTGTAATAAAACATTAAAAAATGATAGCCGAAATGCAAGTGCCCAGTCCGGGCGAATCAATTACAGAAGTTGAAATTTCAAGATGGTTAAAACAAGATGGTGACTATGTTGAAAAAGATGAAGAATTGGCAGAAATTGATTCAGATAAAGCAACTCTTACCCTAAATGCAGAACACAGTGGAGTATTGAAAATTATCGTTCAATCAGGTACAGTTAAAGTTGGTGATGTGGTTTGTTCCATTGATACCGATGCCAAAGGAAGTCCAAAAGCGAAAACTGCTGAAACAAAACCAAGCAAAACAGAAGTAGTACCTAACCCACTTCCGGCTTCTAAACCTGAAAAAGCAGAAGATCCAAAAACATCCAACTATGCTTCGGGTACACCTTCCCCTGCTGCTGCTAAAATTTTAGCTGAAAAAAACATTCCGAGCTCCCAAGTAACTGGTACCGGCAAGGATGGCAGAATAACAAAAAATGATGCCATT is a window encoding:
- a CDS encoding 2-oxoglutarate dehydrogenase E1 component, whose translation is MEKQAYVGSGDPAAIDQLYQSYLQDPNSVDISWQKFFEGFEFAQKFFPLKSGAETVTSPLLQKEFDVINLINAYRKSGHLFTKTNPVRERRKYTPTLSIENFNLSNADLETEFDAGRSIGLGKAKLKDIINHLHLTYCQSIGVEYMYIRRPDVIEWLQSKMEPNQNTTLLPIEKKRRILQMLNKASVFESFLHKKFVGEKRFSLEGAESLIPALDTLIGRGAELGVEEFVMGMAHRGRLNVLANILQKKYDDIFNEIEGKDYDDKSFEGDVKYHMGYTSQYPTDGGKSVGISLCPNPSHLETVNPVVEGISRAKLDHQYQNDYSKVCPILIHGDAAVAGQGVVYEVVQMAKLDGYKTGGTIHIVINNQVGFTTNYLDARSSIYCTDVGKVTLSPVFHVNGDDVEAVVYTMKLAMEFRQMFKGDVFIDLLCYRKYGHNEGDEPRFTQPLLYKTIASHPNPLQIYNAKLTEQGIVEAGLVKEMEKEFNEELQARLNASKEKNKTYITQFLQENWKGISKGFEEDFDLAVETGVSKDILLEIAKKISAIPEGKKFFKKIEKIQQDRHDMAFKTNKLDWGMGELLAYGSLLLEGHPIRFSGQDVERGTFSHRHAVIKLEDSEEEYIPLNNLSTNQANLQIYNSLLSEYAVLGFDYGYAMTCPNDLVIWEAQFGDFVNGAQIIIDQYLTSGEEKWKTMNGLVMLLPHGYEGQGAEHSSGRMERFLQNCTSENIQVANCSTPANLFHLLRRQLKRNFRKPLVVFTPKSLLRLPQCVSPIEDFTHGSFQEIIDINNPKPEQTERVLLCSGKIYYELVKRRDETGDTKTSIIRLEQLNPLPSKKLTALLAKYKKAKTWTWVQEEPENMGAWTHILRLWKDVKLELIARNASGTPATGSHDRHDLVQEILMERAFETTPIKQVKEKV